TTACTCCATTTGATAGAGAGGATATATATGTTATAGCAAAGGATACAGATGATATTATTGACCTTATAGAGTCTACAGCTAGTAGGTTTGTAATGTTCAATGTAAATGAATGTACTGATGAAGCCCGTAGTTTAAGTAAAATGATAGTTGATTGCTGCAAGGAACTGATTCTTATAATGGAAGAGTTAAAAAATATGAAAACAAGTAAACATCTAGCTAAGAGGATAATAGAAGTAAATAGGATAGAAGAACAGGGAGATACTCTTTCAAGAAAAGCTATTGGAGATATATTTAGAAAAGATATGAAGGTTATAGATGTTATAAAATGGAGAGAAATATATCAATATTTAGAAGATACACTGGATGCTTGTGAAGACTTAGCCAATGTCATTGAAGGAGTAGTAATGAAAAATGCTTAGCAGTACTTTAATTTTAACAGTAGTAATAGTAATAATTGCATTGGTATTTGATATAATAAATGGTTTCCATGATAGTGCAAATGCTATAGCTTGTTGTGTATCTACCAGGGTTATGACACTTAAAGATGCGGTAGTAATGTCAGCTTTTTTTAATTTTATAGGAGCATTTATGAGTGTAAAGGTAGCACAAACAGTGGGAAAAGGTATAGTAAATCCCAATGATATTACTCAGAATGTAATTATAGCAGCACTTTTAGGGGCTATAATATGGAATTTAATAACCTGGTATTTTGGAATACCAAGCAGTTCTTCTCATGCATTAATAGGAGGGTTAGTTGGTTCTGCTATTGTATATAAAAGTTCTTTTCTCATAATCAATTGGGGGAGTCTTTTTTTTGAAGTTATACTTTGGCTTATACTATCACCTATAATGGGATTTATAATAGGATTTGTATTTATGACTATTATGAATATGATTTTAAAAAATACAAGACCCAGTACAGTAACCAAGATTTTTTCAAAAGCTCAGATATTTTCTGCTATGCTGATAGCTTTTAATCATGGAGGAAATGATGCGCAAAAGACCATGGGAATTATAACCATGACCCTGGTAAGTACAGGTTTTCTTCAGGTATTTGCTGTTCCGTTGTGGGTAAAAGTTTGTTGTGCACTGGCTATGGCTTTAGGTACAAGCCTTGGCGGAAAAAAGATAATAAAAACTATGGGATGTAAAATGGCTAAAATGGCACCTGTAAATGGCTTTTCAGCAGAAATGGGAGCCTCAGCAGTAATATTTACTGCCACTATGTTTAATGCACCAGTAAGTACAACTCACATAATAACTACAGCCATAATGGGAGTCGGTGCATCTAAGAGATTTTCGGCGGTAAGATGGGCTGTGGTAAAAGATATAGTTTTTGCATGGATAGTAACCATACCTGGCTGTGCACTTATTTCAGGAGTTTTAGTATTTTTGATAGAGTTAATTTAATTTTTAAAAATCTCTTCTATAAATAAATTTTAGAGAGATTTTTTATTTTTTTGGTATATATGCCAAGAAACTTTAATAATTGACTAAATAGGTATATTAGAGTATATTCTAAGTGTGCAATTTGAACCTTATTAACAGTATTCTTAGTGTCTTTAGCACTCAGAATACGTTATCCTTTAGGGGAAGGACTTATCCAGGCATGTAACAGTGCTCATTTCTCTCTTTGAAAAAGATGAGAGTATTAACTATTTTAACCCTCTAGATAAAAATTTTAACTGGGAGTTGTATGCATGAAAAATAGAATCAAGGCAATTAAACCTGGAAGTATTGCCGAAGAAATGGAAATGGAAGTGGGAGATTATCTCATATCCATTAATAATGCAAAAGTTAAGGATATTATAGATTATAAATTTCTCATAAGTGATGATTATGCAGAAGTAGAAATTCAAAAAGAAAACGGGGAAATATGGACTCTGGAGATAGAAAAAGAATATGATGAAGATTTAGGAGTGGAATTTGAAGATGCAATTTTGGATAAACCTAAAAGTTGCCATAATAAGTGCATTTTTTGTTTTATAGATCAGATGCCAGAGGGAATGAGAAAAACTCTTTACTTTAAGGATGATGACTCAAGGCTGGCATTTTTACAGGGCAATTTTGTTACTTTAACCAATATGCGCAAAGAGGATATAGATAGGATAATTAAATATAAAATAAGTCCTATAAATGTATCGGTGCA
This genomic interval from Clostridium kluyveri contains the following:
- a CDS encoding DUF47 domain-containing protein produces the protein MFTFTPKEDKFYEFFVQTANIAYKASKMLLDFLDDLENSEKNLKKLKEVEHQGDKKQHELLEQLNSTFITPFDREDIYVIAKDTDDIIDLIESTASRFVMFNVNECTDEARSLSKMIVDCCKELILIMEELKNMKTSKHLAKRIIEVNRIEEQGDTLSRKAIGDIFRKDMKVIDVIKWREIYQYLEDTLDACEDLANVIEGVVMKNA
- a CDS encoding inorganic phosphate transporter, with amino-acid sequence MLSSTLILTVVIVIIALVFDIINGFHDSANAIACCVSTRVMTLKDAVVMSAFFNFIGAFMSVKVAQTVGKGIVNPNDITQNVIIAALLGAIIWNLITWYFGIPSSSSHALIGGLVGSAIVYKSSFLIINWGSLFFEVILWLILSPIMGFIIGFVFMTIMNMILKNTRPSTVTKIFSKAQIFSAMLIAFNHGGNDAQKTMGIITMTLVSTGFLQVFAVPLWVKVCCALAMALGTSLGGKKIIKTMGCKMAKMAPVNGFSAEMGASAVIFTATMFNAPVSTTHIITTAIMGVGASKRFSAVRWAVVKDIVFAWIVTIPGCALISGVLVFLIELI